The following are encoded together in the Capsulimonas corticalis genome:
- a CDS encoding class I SAM-dependent rRNA methyltransferase: MAIPTIKLKPQRPERLTHPWIYDNEIGAGPGADFTNGGLVRVLDARGKTLGVGYLNSRSKIAVRYLTRKNVPVDDAFWRARVQAAFDYRAARYAADGGAPPAYRLIHGESDGIPGLVVDIYQDFAVAQFLALGLEPWRDVLVQSIAEITGVRGVYERSDSTVRKLEGLEEQTGVLWGEEPPEIVEFEHDGSILLADVKTGGKTGLFLDQIDNQRAAAREAVGRTVLNCFSYTGLFSLRAARLGAKSVIDVESSVAFNAVNAKQWERNGLDVPHEIVSENVFDYLRARDRFADKFDMIVLDPPAFTKNRASREGAVRGYNEINRTALHCLRPNGVLVTCSCSHHLSTAEFREIVESAAADAGRSLRLIAQRGQPPDHPVLLSAPESEYLKCLILAVD; the protein is encoded by the coding sequence ATGGCAATTCCCACGATCAAGCTTAAACCCCAGCGGCCGGAGCGTCTCACCCATCCCTGGATCTACGACAACGAAATCGGCGCCGGCCCGGGAGCGGACTTCACCAACGGCGGCCTCGTGCGCGTGCTCGATGCGCGCGGGAAGACGCTCGGCGTGGGTTATCTCAACAGCCGCAGCAAGATCGCCGTCCGATACCTCACGCGCAAGAATGTCCCGGTGGACGACGCCTTCTGGCGCGCCCGCGTTCAGGCCGCGTTCGACTACCGCGCCGCGCGCTACGCCGCCGATGGCGGCGCGCCGCCCGCCTATCGGCTGATCCACGGCGAATCCGACGGCATTCCGGGCCTGGTGGTCGATATCTACCAAGACTTCGCCGTCGCGCAGTTCCTCGCGCTCGGCCTGGAGCCCTGGCGCGACGTGCTCGTGCAATCGATCGCCGAGATCACGGGCGTGCGCGGCGTCTACGAGCGCTCGGACAGCACCGTGCGAAAGCTGGAAGGTCTGGAAGAACAGACCGGCGTGCTCTGGGGCGAAGAGCCCCCGGAGATCGTCGAATTTGAACACGACGGCTCTATTCTTCTGGCGGACGTCAAAACCGGCGGCAAGACGGGCTTGTTCCTCGATCAGATCGACAACCAGCGCGCCGCCGCGCGCGAAGCCGTGGGCCGCACCGTCCTCAACTGCTTTTCCTACACCGGACTATTCAGCCTGCGCGCCGCGCGCTTAGGCGCCAAGAGCGTCATCGACGTCGAAAGCAGCGTCGCCTTCAACGCCGTGAACGCCAAGCAGTGGGAGCGCAACGGCCTGGACGTCCCGCATGAGATCGTCTCGGAGAATGTCTTCGACTATCTCCGCGCCCGGGACCGATTCGCCGACAAGTTCGACATGATCGTGCTGGACCCGCCCGCCTTCACCAAAAACCGCGCCAGCCGCGAGGGCGCCGTCCGAGGCTACAACGAGATCAACCGCACCGCGCTGCACTGCCTGCGCCCCAACGGCGTCCTGGTGACGTGCTCGTGTTCGCACCACCTGAGCACGGCGGAGTTCCGCGAGATCGTCGAAAGCGCCGCCGCCGACGCCGGCCGCAGCCTGCGCCTCATCGCCCAGCGCGGCCAGCCCCCGGACCACCCGGTGCTGCTGTCGGCGCCGGAGAGTGAGTACTTGAAGTGTTTGATATTGGCGGTGGATTGA
- a CDS encoding HD domain-containing phosphohydrolase, translated as MPDKILFVDDDPSILDAYQRTLHKHLPIEIASGGAEALEKIRTSGPYSVVVTDIQMPVMDGIELLTRTSEIAPDTVRMVLTGNGGLKSVMDALEHGGIFRYLTKPVPPENMLASLEAGVKQYQLQVAERDLLEKTLQGSIRVMLEILSTVNPEVFGRAQALKGSMRRLAISLKQDQLWRFELGAMLAPLGMVTIPPSTLYKLRKGQPLGPVEEALLLRSPEISHNLISNIPRLEAVAKIVLYQKKNFDGTGFPENKVAGEDIPLGARMLRVLTDLTELESGSLSRAGAFVMLRKRAGWYDPKMIDAVANMEAGSPVAAPVVVTLPVAVKDLRMGQKLAGDVVSTDGAVLASAGTRLTAMALEKIRNAVELTGVQEPISIEREAR; from the coding sequence ATGCCAGACAAAATCTTATTTGTTGACGACGATCCGAGTATCCTTGACGCCTACCAGCGCACGCTGCACAAGCATCTGCCGATCGAGATCGCTTCCGGCGGCGCCGAGGCGCTGGAGAAGATCCGCACGTCCGGGCCGTACAGCGTCGTCGTGACCGATATCCAGATGCCGGTGATGGACGGCATTGAGCTGCTGACGCGCACCAGCGAAATCGCGCCGGACACCGTCCGCATGGTGCTGACCGGAAACGGCGGACTGAAAAGCGTCATGGACGCCCTGGAGCACGGCGGCATCTTCCGATATCTGACAAAGCCCGTGCCGCCGGAGAACATGCTCGCGTCGCTGGAGGCGGGCGTCAAACAGTATCAGCTTCAAGTGGCCGAACGGGACCTGCTGGAAAAGACGCTTCAGGGCAGTATCCGCGTGATGCTGGAGATCTTATCGACGGTCAATCCGGAAGTCTTTGGCCGCGCGCAGGCGCTCAAGGGCAGCATGCGCCGGCTGGCGATCTCGCTGAAGCAGGATCAGCTCTGGCGTTTTGAACTGGGCGCGATGCTCGCGCCGCTGGGCATGGTGACTATCCCGCCCTCCACGCTTTACAAGCTGCGAAAAGGCCAGCCGCTCGGTCCGGTCGAGGAGGCGCTGCTGCTGCGCTCGCCGGAGATCAGTCACAACTTAATCTCCAATATTCCCCGGCTGGAGGCGGTCGCCAAGATCGTCCTCTACCAGAAGAAGAACTTCGATGGAACGGGATTTCCGGAGAACAAGGTCGCAGGGGAGGATATTCCACTCGGCGCGCGCATGCTGCGCGTGCTGACGGATCTGACGGAGCTGGAATCGGGGAGTTTGTCGCGCGCCGGCGCGTTTGTCATGCTGCGCAAGCGGGCAGGGTGGTACGATCCCAAGATGATCGACGCCGTGGCCAACATGGAAGCGGGTTCACCCGTGGCCGCCCCGGTGGTCGTCACGCTGCCGGTGGCCGTCAAAGATCTGCGCATGGGACAGAAGTTGGCCGGGGATGTCGTCTCGACCGACGGCGCCGTGCTCGCATCCGCCGGGACGCGATTGACGGCGATGGCGCTGGAGAAGATCCGCAACGCCGTCGAATTGACGGGCGTCCAGGAGCCGATCAGTATCGAACGCGAAGCCCGCTAA
- the modA gene encoding molybdate ABC transporter substrate-binding protein gives MRVKLLDGKLLGASAVLALMMTAGAARAQDLHVAAAANLQKVFSQAIVPAFEKQQKIKVVTTFGSTKLLATQIEQGLPADVFVAADTVTVSSLVAKGTLVAGTQETYAVGRLALWSRADAPNHPVKIQDLQDPKYAKIAIANPKLAPYGLAAAQSFANANLTASVTPRLVQAENIGQTLQYAQSGNADVALTALSLVIDDKKDPYVIVPDYLHAPIAQGAALVKRDTVNPKAAAFLAFLVSPAAKPIWKQYGYLAPVGVKAK, from the coding sequence TTGCGCGTTAAATTATTGGATGGGAAGTTACTGGGTGCGTCGGCGGTTCTGGCGCTGATGATGACGGCGGGAGCCGCGCGCGCGCAGGACCTGCACGTGGCGGCGGCGGCGAATTTGCAGAAGGTGTTCTCGCAGGCGATCGTGCCGGCGTTTGAAAAGCAGCAGAAAATCAAGGTTGTCACGACCTTCGGTTCGACCAAGCTGCTGGCGACTCAGATCGAGCAGGGCCTTCCCGCCGATGTCTTCGTCGCCGCCGACACCGTGACGGTCAGCTCGCTCGTGGCGAAGGGAACGCTGGTCGCCGGCACGCAGGAAACGTACGCCGTCGGCCGCCTCGCCCTCTGGTCGCGCGCGGACGCGCCGAACCATCCCGTCAAGATTCAGGATCTTCAGGATCCCAAGTACGCCAAGATCGCGATCGCGAACCCCAAGCTCGCTCCCTACGGCCTCGCGGCGGCGCAGTCGTTCGCCAACGCCAATCTGACGGCGAGCGTCACTCCGCGCCTGGTCCAGGCTGAGAACATCGGCCAGACACTGCAATACGCGCAAAGCGGCAACGCCGATGTCGCCCTCACCGCCCTTTCCCTGGTGATCGACGACAAAAAAGACCCTTACGTCATCGTCCCCGACTACCTGCACGCCCCCATCGCCCAGGGCGCCGCGCTGGTGAAGCGCGACACGGTCAACCCAAAAGCCGCCGCCTTCCTGGCGTTTTTGGTGTCGCCGGCGGCAAAGCCGATCTGGAAGCAGTACGGGTATCTGGCGCCGGTGGGTGTGAAGGCGAAGTAG
- a CDS encoding HDOD domain-containing protein has translation MKREILFVDDEPNVLQGLQRMLRPLRDVWNVKFAEGGAQALQMLAEAPFDVVVSDMRMPGMSGSQLLSAVRDRHPQIIRVILSGQSEKEFILEAVTAAHQFLSKPCEAEVLKATITRACLLRDGVSNPETQALVSSLKALPVSPSIHAELCDLLATEGTSLQKVGQTVAGCLGMSAKVLQLVNSAFFGLPRVVASPAEAVVLLGADTMKSLTLSCQIFQPYAGPPSEIAWREELWSSSRAGAERNEARAQSQGLDARASQASATVGLLRDCGKLVLAAQRPEAYAQVLDLAASMGWSAAEREVFGATHGEVGGYLLGLWGLPSVVVDAVIDHHAQDAPLARAA, from the coding sequence ATGAAACGCGAGATCCTATTTGTTGACGATGAGCCCAATGTGCTCCAAGGGCTGCAGCGGATGCTGCGACCGCTGCGTGACGTTTGGAATGTCAAATTTGCCGAGGGCGGCGCGCAGGCGCTCCAGATGCTGGCCGAAGCCCCCTTCGATGTGGTTGTCTCCGATATGCGGATGCCCGGCATGAGCGGCTCGCAGCTGCTCAGCGCCGTGCGTGACCGGCATCCTCAGATCATTCGAGTGATTCTTTCCGGGCAGTCCGAGAAGGAGTTTATTCTGGAAGCCGTGACCGCCGCGCACCAATTTCTTTCGAAGCCGTGCGAGGCTGAGGTGCTGAAGGCGACGATTACGCGAGCCTGCCTGCTTCGGGACGGCGTCAGCAATCCGGAGACTCAGGCGCTCGTCTCCAGCCTGAAAGCGTTGCCGGTCAGCCCCAGCATTCACGCGGAGCTGTGCGATCTGCTGGCGACCGAGGGAACTTCCCTGCAAAAGGTCGGTCAGACGGTTGCCGGCTGCCTTGGCATGAGCGCGAAGGTGCTGCAGCTGGTCAACTCCGCCTTCTTCGGACTGCCGCGCGTCGTCGCGAGCCCGGCGGAAGCGGTCGTGCTGCTCGGCGCCGACACCATGAAATCGCTGACGCTGAGCTGCCAGATCTTTCAGCCGTACGCCGGCCCGCCCAGCGAGATCGCCTGGCGCGAGGAGCTCTGGTCGAGCAGCCGCGCCGGCGCGGAGCGCAACGAAGCGCGCGCGCAGTCTCAGGGACTGGACGCGCGCGCGTCTCAGGCGTCCGCCACCGTTGGCCTGCTCCGGGACTGCGGCAAGCTCGTCCTCGCGGCGCAGCGCCCGGAGGCCTACGCGCAGGTGCTGGATCTGGCCGCCTCGATGGGATGGAGCGCCGCCGAGCGTGAAGTCTTCGGCGCCACCCACGGAGAAGTGGGCGGCTATCTGCTGGGGCTGTGGGGTCTGCCGTCGGTCGTCGTCGACGCCGTGATCGATCACCACGCGCAGGACGCCCCCCTCGCGCGCGCCGCTTAG
- a CDS encoding ferritin family protein, whose product MGFDQYHEPADELPDEVRTFARMIASLGEEAEAINWYEQRISVEKDKDAAAIMRNAQLEEFKHFGMDLEFLLRRKPQWRKTLQGILFQDGDIVENGEHAEEDADK is encoded by the coding sequence ATGGGTTTTGACCAATATCACGAGCCGGCCGATGAATTGCCGGATGAAGTACGGACCTTCGCGCGGATGATCGCGTCGCTGGGAGAAGAAGCGGAGGCGATCAACTGGTACGAACAGCGCATTTCCGTGGAGAAAGACAAAGACGCCGCCGCGATTATGCGCAATGCTCAGCTGGAGGAGTTCAAACACTTCGGCATGGATCTTGAATTTTTGCTGCGCCGCAAGCCGCAGTGGCGCAAGACCTTGCAGGGCATTCTGTTCCAGGACGGCGATATCGTCGAGAATGGCGAGCACGCCGAAGAAGACGCCGACAAGTAA
- a CDS encoding HTH domain-containing protein has translation MKVLDAVEQVLGEAGEPLHIFEIHRRVVAAKLWDSPGKTPDQTLHARIAVDIKKNPQTSRFQRTGRGIFALRKWGLPEYSHESARTETAQTVAPVLYLADVAKTPQKRRSTRRKPIVEDSIFGDEDLDETSAAPPSPFLAFTDAAERVLEQSPGKTAMHYQTITAEARRLGLINTQDQTPEATMYAQILTEIDRQHLQGEPPRFSKHGRGMVGLSSWEGAGLQSQITEHNFLVSQQLQTRLDEMPRPDFENLIAALLVEMGFENVALDKRLSEEHLDLRGTLVIAGSVRIGMLVRVVRDKVDLSAAIVQSLRGSLGTHEQGLVITTGGFSAAATQEAQRPNAVPVGLLEGERLVSLLMQYEVGVRQIPCTLYELKA, from the coding sequence GTGAAAGTATTGGACGCCGTGGAGCAGGTGCTCGGCGAGGCGGGTGAGCCGCTGCATATTTTTGAGATCCATCGGCGCGTGGTCGCCGCGAAGCTGTGGGATAGTCCGGGCAAGACGCCGGATCAGACGCTGCATGCGCGGATCGCCGTGGATATCAAGAAGAACCCGCAGACGTCGCGCTTCCAGCGCACCGGACGCGGGATCTTTGCGCTGCGCAAGTGGGGACTGCCGGAGTATTCACACGAGAGCGCGCGGACGGAGACGGCGCAGACCGTCGCGCCTGTGCTCTATCTGGCCGATGTCGCCAAAACGCCCCAGAAGCGCCGCTCCACACGCCGCAAGCCGATCGTGGAAGATTCGATCTTCGGCGATGAGGATCTGGACGAAACGAGCGCCGCGCCGCCGTCGCCGTTCCTCGCGTTCACGGACGCCGCCGAGCGCGTGCTGGAGCAGTCGCCGGGCAAGACGGCGATGCACTACCAGACGATCACCGCCGAAGCGCGCCGCCTGGGCCTGATCAACACGCAGGACCAGACGCCGGAAGCGACGATGTACGCGCAGATCCTCACCGAGATCGACCGCCAGCATTTGCAGGGCGAGCCGCCGCGCTTCAGCAAGCATGGACGGGGCATGGTCGGCCTGAGCAGTTGGGAAGGCGCGGGGCTGCAATCACAGATCACCGAGCATAACTTTCTCGTCTCGCAGCAATTGCAGACGCGTCTGGACGAAATGCCGCGCCCGGACTTCGAAAACCTCATCGCCGCCCTGCTCGTGGAGATGGGTTTCGAAAACGTCGCCCTCGACAAGCGTCTCTCCGAGGAGCACCTGGACCTGCGCGGCACGCTCGTTATCGCCGGCTCCGTGCGGATCGGCATGCTGGTGCGCGTCGTGCGCGACAAAGTCGATCTCAGCGCCGCGATCGTCCAGAGCCTGCGCGGCTCCCTCGGCACCCACGAACAGGGCCTCGTCATCACCACCGGAGGCTTCAGCGCCGCCGCCACCCAGGAGGCACAGCGCCCCAACGCCGTCCCGGTCGGCCTGCTGGAAGGCGAGCGCCTGGTGTCGCTGCTGATGCAGTACGAAGTAGGCGTGCGGCAGATTCCGTGTACGCTGTATGAGCTGAAGGCGTAG
- a CDS encoding TOBE domain-containing protein, whose protein sequence is MSVKLTRAQVAQMLQITPKTLAQWEKSGRIPTAERDWRGWRLYDEAAVAKIRQVLGNTPPESAPSAEPLPEVRISARNQLHGVVTRIDGDGVLCEVTLELPGGQEIVSVITRSSVERLELRVGATAFALIKSTEVLLAR, encoded by the coding sequence ATGAGCGTCAAACTTACTCGCGCGCAGGTCGCGCAAATGCTGCAGATTACTCCCAAGACTCTCGCCCAGTGGGAGAAGTCCGGGCGGATCCCCACCGCCGAGCGCGATTGGCGCGGCTGGCGGCTCTACGATGAGGCGGCGGTCGCCAAAATCCGTCAGGTGCTGGGAAACACGCCGCCGGAGAGCGCGCCGAGCGCGGAGCCGCTGCCGGAAGTGCGCATCAGCGCGCGGAACCAGCTGCACGGCGTCGTGACGCGGATCGACGGCGACGGGGTGCTCTGCGAGGTGACCCTGGAGCTTCCCGGAGGCCAGGAAATCGTCTCCGTCATCACGCGGTCTTCCGTGGAGCGTCTGGAGCTGAGGGTTGGAGCGACGGCGTTTGCATTGATCAAATCGACGGAGGTGTTACTTGCGCGTTAA
- a CDS encoding AraC family transcriptional regulator: MHQAPSPFRNAGVAIAAIGQDFPFHQDQFWEVMYLRSGHITCQQGAERFAMHPGMIIIHPPRVTHADFATTAYLTYYLWVDSDMAATWPRLCYDDEHKSLERVCQSVLQEWGARNPDRNRMLSLLYDQMNLLLTRENSVKSSAGEAVVAAAEQVMEANYREKLTVGEVARRIGASASSLHAHFARLRGQTPMERLQEIRLRHALAQLHHTTLTLDSIATLCGYHSASHLSRHVKSVTGESPGRLRVRE; encoded by the coding sequence TTGCACCAGGCTCCAAGCCCTTTTCGAAACGCCGGCGTCGCCATCGCGGCGATCGGGCAGGATTTCCCGTTTCACCAGGATCAATTCTGGGAGGTCATGTACCTGCGCAGCGGCCATATCACCTGCCAGCAGGGAGCGGAGCGCTTCGCGATGCACCCCGGCATGATCATTATTCACCCGCCGCGCGTGACGCATGCGGACTTCGCGACGACGGCGTATCTCACCTACTATCTCTGGGTGGACTCCGATATGGCCGCCACGTGGCCGCGCTTGTGCTATGACGACGAGCATAAGAGCCTGGAGCGCGTCTGCCAGTCCGTTCTCCAGGAATGGGGCGCCCGAAACCCTGACCGAAACCGGATGCTGAGCTTGCTCTACGACCAGATGAATCTGCTGCTGACGCGGGAAAACAGCGTCAAATCCTCCGCCGGAGAAGCCGTCGTGGCGGCGGCGGAACAGGTAATGGAGGCCAACTACCGGGAAAAGCTGACCGTGGGGGAGGTCGCCCGGCGGATCGGGGCGTCTGCGTCCTCGCTGCACGCGCACTTCGCGCGTCTGCGCGGGCAGACGCCGATGGAGCGCCTCCAGGAGATCCGGCTCCGTCACGCCCTCGCCCAGTTGCACCACACTACGCTGACCCTCGATTCCATCGCCACTCTCTGCGGCTACCATTCGGCCAGCCATCTCAGCCGCCATGTCAAGTCGGTCACCGGGGAAAGTCCGGGGCGGCTGCGCGTGCGCGAGTAA
- a CDS encoding RNA 2'-phosphotransferase: MTPQQQKELSKHLSLVLRHRPEKYHLQLDSEGFVLLANLIAGMRTLGKWSRVTEEQVREVVRDSDKQRYEIVGEKIRARYGHSVAEAVSYEPIAPPEILYHGTARRVVDAIRAEGLRPMNRQYVHLSSEIEQARIVGARHDARPVILTVRAGEAHAQGVRFYNPEPRLYLADLVTPEFIDFGD, encoded by the coding sequence ATGACTCCACAACAGCAAAAAGAACTCAGTAAGCACCTCTCTCTTGTCCTCCGCCATCGCCCCGAAAAATACCATCTCCAGCTCGACTCGGAAGGCTTCGTACTGCTAGCCAATCTCATCGCCGGCATGCGGACGCTTGGCAAGTGGTCGCGGGTGACGGAGGAACAGGTTCGGGAGGTCGTGCGGGATTCGGATAAGCAGCGATATGAAATCGTGGGTGAGAAGATCCGGGCCCGGTATGGGCACTCGGTCGCGGAGGCGGTTTCGTATGAGCCGATCGCGCCGCCGGAGATTTTGTATCATGGAACGGCGCGCCGGGTCGTGGACGCGATTCGGGCGGAGGGACTGCGGCCGATGAACCGGCAGTACGTGCATCTGTCGAGCGAGATCGAGCAGGCGCGGATCGTCGGCGCGCGCCACGATGCGCGGCCGGTGATCCTGACCGTGCGCGCCGGGGAGGCGCACGCGCAGGGCGTCAGGTTTTACAACCCCGAGCCGCGTCTGTATCTGGCGGACTTAGTGACGCCGGAGTTTATCGATTTCGGCGATTGA
- a CDS encoding two-component system sensor histidine kinase NtrB, with protein sequence MAHLNRRDFDAYNRQTVVSVQREIATRLQARLRNLTGFSDQWSVWGEPPADRWRFDVQLFEKAYPECRSIALTDANARIQRSVETTPGSDPQSAPGRVLFSNLSDSDRTALAIATKTGTPVVLTCRNHGQDNPSLQVVLPLSHQSRRDGYFVACFDTMREIQTVSKHLAPGYDIAVYAGDQRIFHRAKLEPTPAQSVWVQEAAAPYGGQTLRTRLWPSPSMADTVTTSYVGLAFVAGVSVSLLLAWLVALTIANRRRADESAEINHALEMQIAERLIAEQELQRISAETEVIFASIPSILIGADADGVVTTWNAAARLAFGVASSDALGEPLERCAVAWRWEQISEAVAECRESGAMVTLEHVHFQRTDKSEGVLQLRITPIRLPGGGDNEGLLILGTDITEQQILETQLAQSQKLESIGQLAAGIAHEINTPIQYVGDNTRFLGDAFQDLKGMIDCYEQLIDIAALAGAPAAQLERAKEALADADAPYLMEEIPKAISQSLEGVERVAHLVRAMKDFSHPSSGEKTLVDINRAIDSTITVARNEWKYVAEMALDLDPALPMIPCLPGEMNQVILNMVVNAAHAIGDVVGSDGGDKGEIRIRTRQDGDWIEIRISDTGSGMSEEVKNRIFDPFFTTKEVGRGTGQGLSISRAVIIERHGGAIAVETAIGSGTTFSIRLPISGGQNLQSEAA encoded by the coding sequence GTGGCGCATCTCAATCGCCGGGATTTTGACGCCTACAACCGCCAGACGGTTGTCAGCGTTCAGCGGGAGATCGCGACGCGGCTGCAAGCGCGTCTGCGGAACCTGACGGGGTTCTCCGACCAGTGGAGCGTGTGGGGGGAGCCGCCGGCGGACCGCTGGCGCTTCGATGTCCAGCTGTTCGAAAAGGCTTACCCGGAATGCCGATCCATCGCTTTGACCGACGCGAATGCGCGGATCCAGCGCTCCGTCGAGACGACGCCGGGGAGCGATCCGCAGAGCGCGCCCGGAAGAGTTCTCTTTTCGAATCTTTCGGATTCGGATCGCACGGCGCTCGCCATCGCGACGAAGACGGGAACACCGGTCGTCCTGACCTGCCGGAACCACGGCCAGGACAATCCGTCGCTGCAAGTCGTTTTGCCCTTGTCTCACCAGAGCCGGCGTGATGGATATTTTGTCGCCTGCTTCGACACGATGCGGGAAATCCAGACAGTCTCGAAGCACCTCGCGCCGGGGTATGACATTGCCGTATACGCGGGAGACCAGCGGATTTTTCACCGCGCGAAGCTGGAGCCGACGCCGGCGCAGTCGGTTTGGGTGCAGGAAGCTGCGGCGCCCTACGGCGGGCAGACCCTGAGGACGCGTCTTTGGCCCAGCCCCAGTATGGCCGATACGGTCACCACCAGCTATGTCGGCCTGGCCTTTGTCGCCGGCGTCAGCGTGTCTCTCCTGCTGGCCTGGCTGGTCGCGCTGACGATTGCGAACCGCCGCCGCGCCGATGAGAGCGCGGAGATCAATCACGCCCTGGAGATGCAGATCGCCGAGCGCTTGATCGCGGAGCAGGAGCTCCAGCGGATCTCGGCTGAGACGGAGGTGATCTTCGCCTCCATTCCCTCGATCTTGATCGGGGCGGATGCGGACGGCGTCGTCACGACGTGGAACGCTGCGGCTCGTCTCGCCTTTGGAGTGGCGTCCTCGGACGCCCTGGGTGAACCGCTGGAGCGCTGCGCCGTGGCCTGGCGCTGGGAGCAGATCTCGGAAGCGGTGGCGGAGTGCCGTGAGAGCGGCGCGATGGTCACGCTGGAGCACGTGCATTTTCAGCGCACCGACAAAAGCGAAGGCGTTTTGCAGCTGCGGATAACCCCGATCCGTCTGCCCGGAGGCGGCGACAACGAGGGGCTGTTGATCCTGGGAACGGACATCACCGAGCAGCAGATCTTAGAGACCCAGCTGGCGCAGTCGCAAAAGCTGGAATCCATCGGGCAGCTCGCGGCGGGAATCGCGCATGAGATCAACACTCCGATCCAGTATGTCGGAGACAACACGCGGTTTCTCGGCGATGCGTTTCAAGACTTGAAGGGGATGATCGACTGCTACGAGCAGCTGATCGATATCGCGGCGTTAGCCGGAGCGCCCGCGGCGCAGCTGGAGCGCGCGAAGGAAGCGCTCGCCGACGCGGACGCGCCCTATCTGATGGAGGAGATCCCCAAGGCGATCTCCCAGTCGCTCGAAGGCGTGGAGCGCGTGGCCCATCTGGTGCGCGCGATGAAGGATTTCTCTCACCCGAGCTCCGGCGAAAAGACGCTGGTCGATATCAACCGCGCGATCGACAGCACGATCACCGTCGCCCGCAACGAGTGGAAGTATGTCGCCGAAATGGCGCTTGACCTCGATCCGGCTCTGCCGATGATTCCGTGCCTCCCGGGCGAAATGAACCAGGTCATTCTCAATATGGTCGTCAACGCCGCGCATGCGATCGGCGATGTCGTCGGCTCCGATGGGGGCGATAAAGGAGAGATACGCATTCGCACTCGCCAGGACGGCGATTGGATTGAAATCCGTATTTCGGACACCGGAAGCGGCATGAGCGAAGAGGTGAAAAATCGCATCTTCGATCCGTTCTTCACGACCAAGGAGGTCGGACGAGGCACGGGACAGGGCCTTTCCATTTCCCGCGCCGTGATCATCGAGCGTCACGGCGGCGCCATCGCGGTAGAAACGGCGATTGGCTCGGGCACAACCTTTTCCATTCGGCTGCCGATCAGCGGCGGTCAGAATCTTCAATCGGAGGCGGCATGA
- a CDS encoding GNAT family N-acetyltransferase, with protein MFTLTTPRLLLRDLRADDWEAVHRLHADPDVQRYMLPGQGSERYTRRFVQISIEHAAQATRTFYGLALVRRDDGVLIGTCVLGAIGMRRQGARVGWTLGKAYWRQGYGTETARALVDFAFETLGVTQIYGECFTGNIGSRRVMEKAGLTLRPRSLWAEYAAGLRYGDLRPMLIYALDRGRWKPSGALLSNSGKPLPDQVQ; from the coding sequence ATGTTCACTCTCACGACCCCGCGACTTCTCCTGCGCGACCTGCGCGCGGACGATTGGGAGGCGGTGCACCGCCTGCACGCCGACCCGGATGTTCAGCGATATATGCTGCCGGGCCAGGGGTCGGAGCGGTATACGCGGCGCTTTGTCCAGATCTCCATCGAGCATGCGGCGCAGGCGACGCGCACGTTCTATGGACTGGCGCTCGTGCGCCGGGACGACGGCGTGCTGATTGGAACCTGCGTGCTGGGCGCCATCGGCATGCGGCGCCAGGGGGCGCGCGTCGGATGGACGCTGGGCAAGGCGTACTGGCGGCAGGGCTATGGAACGGAGACCGCGCGGGCGCTGGTGGACTTCGCCTTTGAGACGCTCGGCGTGACCCAGATCTACGGCGAATGTTTCACCGGCAACATCGGATCGCGCCGCGTGATGGAGAAGGCGGGACTGACGCTGCGGCCGCGATCGCTCTGGGCCGAGTACGCCGCCGGGCTGCGCTACGGCGATCTGCGCCCCATGCTGATCTACGCGCTGGATCGGGGGCGCTGGAAGCCGTCCGGCGCGCTTCTGTCCAATTCCGGGAAGCCGCTGCCCGATCAGGTACAATAG